AAAGTCTCAAACTCTTCATATTCAACAGTTTTATTTGTATAATAATCTAAGATTTCTTCTTCACTTTTTAAAGCTTCGAATCCAAATTTTTCAATTAAAACACTTGCTAATTTATATTCACTTATTGTGTTTTCTTTTGGGTTTTCAATAGCATTTGAAATAGCTTTATATTCATGTCCATAAGACAATCTTACATCAGCTTTTGATAAAAAAGAAGAAGCAGGAATTATTAAATCTGCATACTCACAAGTATCGTTGTATGTTGTTGTAAAACAAACTACAAAGCTATTTTTTAAACCTTCGATTACAGCTTTAGTATTTGGTGCAGAAACAACAGGATTAGCTCCTTGAATGAAAACTAAATCATAAGAAGAAAAATCAACTTGCGCAACTGATACTTTTTTATTTTTTATAGAGCTTTTAACTTTAAATTGATTTTCATATCCATGTGAAGAGTTACTTAAATACCAAACACCACCTGCTTGCTTTTTATGAACACCTAAGTATGCAGCTAGTGAGTCAATACATCTCATAATCTGTGCACCTTCAAAGTACTTTTGAACTCCAAGTCCTACAACAAATGATACTTTTTTGTTTTCAATTAATTCAAAAAACTGGTTTACTAAAGCTAAGGATACTCCTGTTGTTGCTTCATAAGAAACTACAGGTCTATTTCTAGTAATATCAAAAAACCACTCTGCGCCTTCGCTGTGTTCTTCTAAGAATTCTTCATCTTCAATATCTTGCATATTTGCAAAACGAGTTAATAAAAGTGCTAACTCGTAATCAGTTTTTGGATTAATCTGCATATGTATGTCAGATTTCTTTGCAATATCAGTTTTAATTGGATCAATTGTTATAAATGTTTTATCTTTTACAAGATTATACATATGAGATGAAGTAACAGAAAAGTTTCTTCCCCAAACAACAATCACATCAGAGTCAATAAGCTTTTGAATTGGAGGGTTTACTATACTTCCTCTTCCTTGTTCAATTCCTAAGCCACCTCCTCCATCACACAAACTTCCTTTTGTTAAAGTTGAACCATATTGTGTGAAAAAGTTTTTAACAGCAGCTTGCATTTTTCCTAAGTTACCACTTCCTTCATAAAAAAGTGTTTTAGATGCATCATTATCTTTTAATTTTGCACTTAAAACTTCAAGAGATTCTTCTAATGAAATATCTTCATTATTAAACTTAGGACTTTGATGATAATCTTCTTTTAATAGCTGTGCAAAGTTAACACATAACTTTGAATTAGTAGTAAAGTGTTCTTTTGAACCTTTGATATTCTCATCAATAATTTCAGCTTGACAGGCATCATAACAATCTAATGGACATGCTACTTTTTTATTTGAATTCAATTTTTACTAACCTTGAAAAAGTATCAATATTAGATACTAGTAATTGTATTTTATATGAAGAGATATGTTGTGAATCTGCAATAGTATAAATCTTATTTATTTTTACATCTGATTTTTTTCCATCAAGATAAATAGCTTTTTCTTTTAAGTTTTCAACTTCATTTATTGGAACATAAAATTCTAATTTTGCTTTTGATAAATCTTTTGATTCATATAATAAAGTTCCAGGAGTTACATAATCACCTTGTTTTACTGCTATATTTGAAATATAATTTGACTTTTCAATTAATTTTTTATTTTTAATTGTATCTTTTAAATTCTCTATTTGTATAGTCATATCAGCTTTTGAAGATTTCAAGTTTATAACTTTTAATTTTTGAGTATCTTTTTCAAAAGCAGACTTTGAAGAAACTTTATTTAATCTTTTATAATTATTATTTTCAATTGCAATCATATCATTTATGTATTTTAATTTATTTCTAGATTGAGATAAATCCATCTTATTAACTTTTGAATCAATTTCTATAATTACAGAATTATTTGCTTTTGAACCTTCAATTTTTGTATTTGAAAAAACAACTTTTCCTGAAACTGCAGATTTAACTGTGTAACTTTCAATTGGCTCTAATTTTGCATAATATTCACCTGCAATTAAACTATTAACTAATATAAAACAAAATATAAATATTTTCATGTACTTTTTCCTTATAATTTCAATTCTTTTAATTTTTTGATAATCTCTTTTTTAATTATCTTAATATCTTTTTGTTCTTCTAATTTAAAGATTAACTCATCTAAAGAAGAATTTATCTTTATATAAACTGCTAATATTTTTAATAATTCATCTTTGGTATTTGAGCTTTTTACTTTTTTTATTAAAGATGTTTCATTAGATTTATTTATTCGTTTATAATTTATAACATAGAAATATAAACCTAGTATTAACATTCCTACAATAATACCCAAAGTGAAGAAAATTATTCTATCTTTTTGTGAAGTTTTTTCTACTATTTTTATTACTTGTTTTTCTTTTACTTCTTTTTTAGCTTTTTGTAATAGTTCTACTTTTTTAATTTCATTATTTTTTTCTACTACAATATTTATTTCATCACTATATTTCGAAATAACTTGCTCTAAATCTTTATCAAAGTATTCTATTTTAATTTTAGGAATTGTTATAGAATCATTTGGAATAATTGAAAAAACTTTTGTATAAGTGCCTTTGTATTTACCATCTTCATATTTAGCTTTAATTTTGGGTTTATTATCATAAATTGTAGTATTTTTGATATTTAACTTTATATCTTTAATATCTTCAATATTACCATTTCCAGTAATTACTAACTTATATGATATAGCTTCACCTTGTTTTACTTTACTTTTATCAACACTAGCTTTTATATCAAACTTACCAATTAAATTTGTATTTGATGGTAATTTCTTTACATTAAACTCTAATTCATTAGAATATATTTTTATATTTGAGCTAGTATTTGAAAATAATGAATAGGAATTACTTGCATCAATTATTTGTGCATTAATTTTTAAAGGATTTACTTTTAAGATTCCTTCTTTTAAAGGAAATAACAAGAAGTTTAATTCTTGAACAATAAATCCATTCTCTTCATATTGTTTTGTGTTTGGTAATTGTTTGTACCAAAAATTATCAAAGTTTGGTTTTTCAAAAGATAAATCAACAATATTTGAATTCTTTTTATATTTAAAAACAACAGTTAAAACAAAGTTTTCACTTACATATAAATCTTTGTTATTTGTCTTTAAGCTCAAGTCAAATATTGGTGAAACAGTTTTTTGTGAATTTTTTAAAGTGATTTTTTGACTTTTAGTAAAAAATTCTTTTCCATCAATAATAAACTTTAAACTTGGAAATTCAAAATCTTTTGAAGGATATAATGAATATATTTTTCTAATACTTCTTGTAATTTTATTGTTAATTATATTCGTAGAAGTAGATGAAGATATCTCTTGAACACTATATGAATTTATAGTATCTAGTTTTGGCATTTTTATATCATTTGCACTTATTGTTAATGAAAAAACTAAAGGCTCACCTTTTATTACTTCTTTTGGCAAACTTAACTCAACATTAGAAAACAGTGAAATGATAAATATTGATGATAAAAACAAAAATCTAATTATTAACATGGCTAAAAGTCTAGTGTTCCTTCAATTGCAAAGTTAGCTTTTGAATCAAGTTCAGCATGAGATAATACTGTAATTTGTAAGCCAAATTTTTCATATATTTCGGAAATTCTTTTTCTTAATACTGGATCTACAACCATAGTAACTTTTGAGAAACCTTTTACTTCAATTTGGTCTACTAGTTCTTTTGTTTTAGTAACAAGATTATTAATTTCAGCAATTGAAAGTAAAAGTTGAGAAACTCCATGTTGTTCTTGTAATTTACCAATAAATTGCTGTTCAAGTTCTGGTTTTATAGTAATAATATGTAAAACTCCATCAGCATCTTTAAACTTATCTGTAATTAATCTAAACAGTTTTGATCTTACATGTTCTAGCAATACATCTGGTGCTTTTGTAAATTCTGCGATATCAGCAATTGCTTCAACAATTGTAAGCATATCAACAATTGGAATTTTCTCATGTAATAAGTCTTTACAAACTTTTAATAAAGCACCATAAGAAGTAACTTTCATAGCTTCTTCTATTACTATAGGGAAGTCTTTTTTAAGTCCATCTATAATATTAACGATATCTTGTCTTGTAATAATATCTTCAGCATGTTTTTTAATTATTTCAGAAATATGCGTTGAAATAATTGTAGGTGCATCAACAACTGTGAAACCTTTCATTAAAGCTTCTTCTTTTAAACTAGGACTAATCCATGTGGCTTCTAAATTAAATACAGGTTCTTTTACCTTTAAACCTTGTAATTTTTCATTTCCTAAACCACCCATTGCAAGAAGCTTTTCTATTTCAACTTTTCCACTTACAAGTGGTATTCTTTTTAAGAATAATCTATATTCATTTGGTGCTAGTGTTGCATCATCTGAAATTCTAATTTGTGGAATTACAAAACCTAACTCAGTAGCAATTGTTTTTCTAATTGCTTTAATTTTATCTAATAATTCTGAGTTACCTTGAACTAATTGTAAAAGCCTAATTCCAAGTTTTAATTCTAAAACTTCAAGTTTCATTATTGTTTCAATAGTTTGCTCTTCATTAGGAACAGCAGCTTTTTTCTTTCTATCTTTTAATACGTCAATATTATCATCAACTTTTGCTTTTGCATTTTCAGGTTTGAAAAATCTAGTTACAGCATTATCTTTTTCATTATTTATCATATCAATTGTGTACCCAATAAATACTAATAATAATCCCATAACAATCAAAATCCCAGAAGGAAAACCAGGTATTAATGAGAATAAAACCATTCCAATACCAACTAAAATTAAAGACTTACTATCTTTGATTAATTGATTAATTGATTGATTTGCAAACTTATCTTCATCCATATTTGAACGAGTAATAATAATAGCTGTTGCAGTTGAAAGAATAAGTGCAGGAATTTGAGCAACTAATCCATCACCAATTGTTAAAATTGTATAAATTTCACCACTTTGTGCAGCTGTCATATCATGTTGAAATAATCCAATTAGCAAACCACCAACAAGGTTTACTAAAGTAATTATAATACCAGCAACAGCATCACCTTTTACGAACTTAGAAGACCCATCCATAGCTCCATAAAAGTTAGCTTCAGAAATTAGCTCTTTTCTTCTTTGCTGTGCTTGTTTATCATCTATAAATCCTGCATTTAAATCAGCATCAATAGCCATTTGCTTACCAGGCATAGAATCAAGTGTAAATCTAGCAGTTACCTCAGCAACCCTTGTAGCACCTTTTGTAACAACCATAAAGTTAATAAGTACAAGAATAATAAAAATAATAACACCAATAACCATATTTCCACCAACAACAAAATCCCCAAAGGCCGAAATAATGGAACTAACTGCATCAGGACCATTATGCCCTTCGCTTAAAATGGACCTTGTAGTTGCAATATTTAAAGAAAGCCTAAATAACGCTAATATTAAAATAATGGTAGGAAAAGTAGTAAGGTCTGCAGGTTTTTGTATATATAAAGAAATAAGTAAAATTAACAATGATAAAGACAAAGAGATTATTAGAAAAAAATCTAATATTCCCTTTGATAAAGGAACAATAATAATTGTTAAAATTGCTACAAATAATGCAACAATGAATAAATCTTTACTTAAAAACTTTCTTAAATTCATATACTATTTTTGTCTAACTAGTTAAGAAAGTTTGTCAAAGATAATTCATTTGTTCTTTGTATTGTAGAATATAAAGATGTATATGTTAATTCTAAAGCAGCTGATTCAATAGCTAATTTAGTTAAATCAGCTGCTCCAACTTCTTGAGATAATATTGTATATTGTGTTAATTTAGAAGTAACTCTCTCAAGAGAAATTTCAAACATTTGATTTTTTGAACCAAGTTCTGAATGAGCAAGATTTAATGCATCATAAGATTCAGAAAATTTTTCTTGATTTTCAGATAATAAAGCATCTCTAGTATCATCATCAATTGCATTTCCATCTGAATCAACTTTGTTTAATGTATTTACTAAATCATCTATTAAATCAAAGATATTTGAACGTGCTTCAAATTTTGTTCCAGAATCAGAGCCTATATCATTTATAGTATAAGTAGGAGGAGTTAATCCATCATTACTATCTACTGCTTTTGAAGCAACTGAAGTATCAACAGTGCCATCTTTTTTCAACATTTCTATGTCAGTTTTAGCTGCATTTAACTTCCAAATATCACCATTTTCATCAATAATTGTATCTGCTTCTTTAAAATTTAAAGTTTCTCCAGATAGTGCTGTGCTTGAAGGATAAGTCATTACGTCATAGCCATTTACACCACGTTCTCTATATGAACCATCATCAACTGAAATTTTTCTTGCTATATTATTACCTTCATATGTAACATTACCATCAGAATCTTTTGTAAACGGAATCACTGATGAGTCTGAACCAGCAAATAAATATTCACCTTCAACTTGTGTATTAGCTAAATCAAAAAGATTTTCTTTTATACCAGCTAAATTTAGAGCAATCGCTTTTTTACCTTCATCACTTGTTGTATCAGTATTAGCTTTTATTATTTCTGTTTTAGCCAACTCAAAAAGTGCTTTCATTTCACCTATTGTTGAATCTGAAACATTATTTTGAGCAGTTGTTCTTTCTATTTGAGTTTGAATACCTTCGTATGTTCTAATTCTATCATCTATATATATTTCTCTAGAATATAAAGATGAATCTTCACTACCCTTGTCTATTACTTTTCCTGTAGACAGTTGATATGATATTCTAGTTTGTTCTGCGTTTAAATTAGATAATCTATATAGTGTTTGTTCTGTTTGATTAATCATTGTAAAACCTTTCTAAACATTGATACGATTTCATTAAAATCATATTTTTCATCAGTTCCCTGAATTAAAAATTCTCTTATTTGTTCTTTTTTAGCCATTGCATTATCAAGTTCAGGATCCATTCCCGCTTTATATGCTCCAACACGAACTAAAACTTCGTTTTCTTTTATTAACGATAATACTCTTTTTAACTTTAAAAAGTCATTATAATGCTCTTTATCAACTACTTTGTCCATTACTCTTGATGCAGATTTAAGTAAATTAATAGGAGGATAAAATCCTTGTTCTGTTAATTCTCTAGTTAATACAATGTGCCCATCAAGAATAGATCTACTTTGATCTGCAATTGGATCATTCATATCATCACCATCAACTAAAACAGTAAAAAATGCTGTAATTGAGCCTTTTTGATTATTCCCTGCTCTTTCCATTAATTGAGGTAATAAAGAAAATACTGAAGGTGGATAACCACGACTTACAGGAGGTTCACCAGTACTTAGTCCTATTTCTCTTTGAGCCATTGCAAATCTTGTAACTGAATCCATCATAAGTAATACATCATGACCTTTATCTCTAAAAAACTCTGCAACTGCCATAGCTGTAAAAGCTCCATATTTTCTCATTAATGCTGATTCATCAGAAGTTGCTGCAATTATTACAGTGTTTTCTAATTTATTGTCCAAGTTATAATGTATAAACTCAGGAATTTCTCTTCCTCTTTCCCCAATTAGTGCAACAACTTTTATTTGTGCCTCACAACCTTTTACAATCATTCCCATTAATGTAGATTTACCAACACCAGAACCTGCAAAAATACCAACTTTTTGACCTTTTCCAGAAGTTAGCATTGAATCAATTGATTTAACTCCTGTTGAAAATCTATCACCTATTATTCCACGTTCAAGGGGAGGCATTGATAGTTTATTAATTGCAGAAGTTTCTTCTAAATCTTTAATTTTCCCACCGTTATCAATAGGTTCACCTAAAGCATTTACAACCCTACCTAAAAGTCCATAACCACACTTAATAGATAGACCTTCTTTTTGTAAATACACTTTGTCATATATTCTAAACCCTTCAATAAAAGAAAAAGGAACAATAGTAAAATCATCATTAGAAATTGATGCCACCATTCCTAAAACTGTGTAAAGATGCTGAACAGATTCAATTTTTACAATATCACCAACAGCTACTTCTAATCCTGTTGCTGTAATTGTAGTTGTGGAAATATTTTTTATTCTTCCAAATGCAATTGAAAGATTTGTTGAATCAATATTATTAATTAAATTTTCAATATCCATTACATCTCATCACACATTTTTTTATAAAGACTTTCATTTGTATCTTTTACATCTTTACACTTAATAATATACTCATCTTGTTTTATTTTATTTCCTAATGCTTCGTATAATTTTAGAATATCATAATAAATTTTAACTTCATCATTTGGCTTTAATCTTCTTGTATTATCTTTACCTTCTAATAAATAATTAATCGATTCTTGTAATTGATTAGTATCTTTTGAAATTTTTGATAACTCCATTTCAACAAAAGGAGAATAAATATTTGCTTTTAATTCTTTTTGTTTTAAATATAATTTATTTAAAATTTCTTTTGCTTTATTTGTATCATCTTTCTTTAGTAAATATAAATAATAATCATAATAAAAATCTACAATTATTGGATTATTTTTATTTAATTCAATAAAATTTATGTTTCTATTTGCGTAAGAAAAGAACTTATCTAAAGATAAACCATCACCTTTTGATTTAAGTATTTGATATCTATATAAAAATTCTTTTGCTAAAACATCTTGATTATCAACCATTTCAACTTTTGCAGAATAATCAAGTGCTTCATCACTTAAACCTAAAGAATAAGCCATTCTTTCTAAATATAAGTATATATTTGGATCTCTACTTGTGTTAAAAGTATCTTTAACCTGTAAATATCCTCTTTCATAAGGTACTTCAATAAGACATTCAAAAAATTTATATTTTATAGTTTCATCTTCTATTAATTTTTCTAAAGTTTCATTTCTTGAAGTTTTTAATGCTTTATTTAATTCAAAACATTTCCCCGTATTTAAAAAATTTTTAATCATTTCAATATTTACTTCATCAAATATTGATTCAATTGATTTATACCCAAATCTTTTTGCTATTGTATTTGAAATTTTATTATAAACTTTTTTTGAACGCATTATAAGTTTATATTTTTTGTCTTCCTTATCATTTATAAGCTCTTGGAGTAATGCTTTTTGTTGCATAGCTTCAGATGATTTATATTTAGCCGCAATTACAGAAGGTTTAACTCTTCCTTGCCTCATAAGAATTTCATCAATAAACATTTTAGATCTTTTGGCATAAGCACCCTGTGCATAATCATTTATAATATCTTTATATAACTCTTTTGCTTTTTCCAAATAAAAATTTGTTCTATCATACATAAGCATATAAGTATTTGCTAACTTATATTTAAAGTCTTCAATAGATTCTTCTTTAGAAGTTTTATTTAATAACTCTTTTAAAATTTCAACTGCATGTTCTGGCATATCTGATTTTATTAATTTAGTGATTTTTTGGTTTGCTAAATATGAATCGTTAGCATAGTATTCAATATTGCTTTTTAAAACATTAGAAATCAAGTTATTTGCTTTCTCAAAATCTTTATTATCAATATAGACATCAAAAAGTTCATCTGCAACAATTGTAGCAATTAACTTATCATTAGTTTTTGCCAAAATAGAATATAATATTTTTATTGACCTATCATAAGCTCTTTGATATTTATATACTTTTGCTAATTGAATTTTTCCATAAGTCTTTGTAATTTCATCTTCAAAGTTATTTATAATTATTTGCGCAAAATATTTAGCATCTTTAGTTTTATTAATCTTTAATTTTAATTCAACTAAAAGCATATATGCTTTTGCTAAATCAAATTGATTTAATGAAGATGTGTTTATTGCATTTTCAAGCAGTTTTGAAGCTTCAAGTGAAAATCTTTTTGATTCTTTTTTTAATGACAATTCAGAATAAAGAATTATTAAGTCAGAACTTAAAACATTAATTTTATTTTTTTCTTTATAATCTTTTATAAGTGAATAAGCTTCATCAATTTTACCATCACGAGCAAGTAGTTTAGCATTTTCTATTATATCAAAGCCATCACTAATTGTTTGCTTTCTTTTTTCAGAAATTTGAGCACCAGAAGAATTTATAAAACTATAATAGAAATCTTTTTTGGCATAAAGAGTATTTAATAATATAAATAAAAGTATAAAAATTCTCAAACTCTACCTCTTCTTTTTTAATTCATACACATAAGAAAATATTTCAGCTAAAGCCTTATAAAATCCACTTGGTATTTCTTGTTCTAATTCTATTTGTTCATGTAATGCACGAGCAAGTGCTGGGTTTTCTATAATTGGTATATTATTTTCTTTTGCAATATCTTTTATTTTTACCGCAATAAAATCAATACCTTTTGCAATCATTTTAGGTGCAGAATCAACTTCATTATCATATTTTAAAGCAATTGCATAATGTGTTGGGTTAGTGATTACTACATCTGCATCAGGGACATCTGCCATCATTCTTTTACGTGACATTTCCATTTGTATTCTTCTAATACGACCTTTTACTTGAGGATCTCCATCCATATTTTTAAATTCATCTTTAATATCTTGCTTACTCATACGTAAAGATTTCATATAATAATGTCTTGTAAAATAAAAATCCATTATAGCAAAAATTATTATAATAAGTAGTATTGCTGCTAAAAAGAAAAATATTACCTCAATCATAGAAGCTATTGAAGCTGAAGTTTCTTGATCCATCATTGCAAGAAATTTTTTGTGTGTTAAAATAAATAATATAAACATTACAACAACAATAATTGTAAGTTTTGCGGTAAGTTTTAAAGCCTCAATTCCTTTTTTCAAACCAAAAATATTTCCAAAACCTTTTATTGGATCTAATTTCTGCAAATCAATTTTTAAAGGAGTAGTAATAAAACCAAACTGCATCCAATTTGTAGCAAAAACTAATACCATTATTAAAGCAAATAAGGGAAGTAATGCTGATAAAAAAGTCATTACTGTAGTATATGTAATTGCATAATATACGCTACCGTCCATATCTTGACCAATAAAGCTATAAGAGAACATCATCATTTTTTTAATTTCACTCATTGAATAAGAAGAGAAAAACAATAAATACATTGATCCTAAAGTTAAAATTGCAGCACCTGTAACTTCTGCAGATTTATTTACGTTACCTTCTTTTTTTGCATCTTCAATTTTCTTGTCGGTGGGTTCTTCGGTTTTTTCATCTTCATCAGCCATATTAAACCTCCCTACTCAAATTTTGTTATAAAGTAATTTGTAAAAGCTTCTGTAAAAACTTCCATACCAAGAATTAGAAAAACAAAAATCAATGCAAACTTCAATTGAAAAGTAATAACAAATGGAGAAAAAGAAGGCATTGATTTTGTTCCATAGCCATAATAGACATCCATAATAAAACCAATAAAAAATAATGGTAAAGCAAATGCAAATGCAAATGCAAACATTCTTTTTATTTCATCAATTGCTATTTGAATTCCATCATAGGAAAAGATATCAAAGGTTCCTAAATTAACCATAGAAAAACTTTTAATAAGTATTACTAAAGTAACTTCATACATTCCTGTTTGAAAGAACAATACTATAGCAATCCAATAAAGTAGTCTTGAGACTAATCCTTCCTGTGAACCAGTTGCTGGATCGAACATTGTAGCCATAGATAAAGCAGTTGCAAAACCAACAAACTCACCAATAATCCTAACAGACGCAAATATAATATTTACAAACATTGAAGCAACTAAACCTAAAGTAATTTCTGAAATCAAACCAAGAATAAATGTATCTTCTGTAATAGGAGTAGTGATTTCAACTAAAGGGAATACAAAAATAGTTATGTAAAAAGCAAAAGCTATTCTAATTCTTGTACTAACTGCTGTGTGTCCAAATACAGGCATAAAAGCCACAAAAGAGACAATACGAGCTAATAAAAGTAGAAATTGATATACAATATCTTCATTTAATAAAGATAAAAATGCTTCCATTACATATAGTCTAAGTTTCTATCTTCTGATTCTAAGTTTTTCTCTCTTGATTCTAAAATAGTTTGTGTATCAGATTCATTTGTAAATTGATTTTTAGAATCTTCTTGATTATTTGAATTATTATTATCTTGTTCGCTTGAATTAAAATCTAAATTAAATACTGTATTTTCATCAAATGTTTTATTTAAAGCACTTCTTAAACTATTTTGTCCATCAACAAAAGCATCTAAAGTTGCAGAGTTTGAAATATTTAAACTAATATTTATTCCATTATCTTTATCACTTTTCATAACAATTGCAATATTACCAAGTGCAGCTGGATTTAAATTTATTCTTAATGCAGTAACTGGTGGCTTGTAGTTTTCATACATTCTTCTTGCAATATCTGACATCATTGTTGACATTTGTTGTCTTGCTGCAATAATTCTTGTTTCAATATTTTGAGCTAAGGTAGCACTTACATTTACTGAAACCTCATTATCAGTATTTAGAGTATCATTGTTCAAAATAGCCTTACTAGCTTCTACTGA
This sequence is a window from Poseidonibacter parvus. Protein-coding genes within it:
- a CDS encoding flagellar biosynthetic protein FliR, translating into MEAFLSLLNEDIVYQFLLLLARIVSFVAFMPVFGHTAVSTRIRIAFAFYITIFVFPLVEITTPITEDTFILGLISEITLGLVASMFVNIIFASVRIIGEFVGFATALSMATMFDPATGSQEGLVSRLLYWIAIVLFFQTGMYEVTLVILIKSFSMVNLGTFDIFSYDGIQIAIDEIKRMFAFAFAFALPLFFIGFIMDVYYGYGTKSMPSFSPFVITFQLKFALIFVFLILGMEVFTEAFTNYFITKFE
- the flhB gene encoding flagellar biosynthesis protein FlhB translates to MADEDEKTEEPTDKKIEDAKKEGNVNKSAEVTGAAILTLGSMYLLFFSSYSMSEIKKMMMFSYSFIGQDMDGSVYYAITYTTVMTFLSALLPLFALIMVLVFATNWMQFGFITTPLKIDLQKLDPIKGFGNIFGLKKGIEALKLTAKLTIIVVVMFILFILTHKKFLAMMDQETSASIASMIEVIFFFLAAILLIIIIFAIMDFYFTRHYYMKSLRMSKQDIKDEFKNMDGDPQVKGRIRRIQMEMSRKRMMADVPDADVVITNPTHYAIALKYDNEVDSAPKMIAKGIDFIAVKIKDIAKENNIPIIENPALARALHEQIELEQEIPSGFYKALAEIFSYVYELKKKR
- a CDS encoding tetratricopeptide repeat protein, with protein sequence MRIFILLFILLNTLYAKKDFYYSFINSSGAQISEKRKQTISDGFDIIENAKLLARDGKIDEAYSLIKDYKEKNKINVLSSDLIILYSELSLKKESKRFSLEASKLLENAINTSSLNQFDLAKAYMLLVELKLKINKTKDAKYFAQIIINNFEDEITKTYGKIQLAKVYKYQRAYDRSIKILYSILAKTNDKLIATIVADELFDVYIDNKDFEKANNLISNVLKSNIEYYANDSYLANQKITKLIKSDMPEHAVEILKELLNKTSKEESIEDFKYKLANTYMLMYDRTNFYLEKAKELYKDIINDYAQGAYAKRSKMFIDEILMRQGRVKPSVIAAKYKSSEAMQQKALLQELINDKEDKKYKLIMRSKKVYNKISNTIAKRFGYKSIESIFDEVNIEMIKNFLNTGKCFELNKALKTSRNETLEKLIEDETIKYKFFECLIEVPYERGYLQVKDTFNTSRDPNIYLYLERMAYSLGLSDEALDYSAKVEMVDNQDVLAKEFLYRYQILKSKGDGLSLDKFFSYANRNINFIELNKNNPIIVDFYYDYYLYLLKKDDTNKAKEILNKLYLKQKELKANIYSPFVEMELSKISKDTNQLQESINYLLEGKDNTRRLKPNDEVKIYYDILKLYEALGNKIKQDEYIIKCKDVKDTNESLYKKMCDEM